The following are encoded together in the Glycine soja cultivar W05 chromosome 5, ASM419377v2, whole genome shotgun sequence genome:
- the LOC114412025 gene encoding programmed cell death protein 4-like isoform X2 — protein MYESWFPLILKDGAGGKGTWGKLLDTDIVSHIDRHDPNYDSGEEPYQLVGTTVTDPLDEFKKAVVSIIEEYFSNGDVELASSDLKELGSCEYYPYFIKRLVSVAMDRHDKEKEMASVLLSALYADVISPAQIRDGFFILLESADDLAVDILDAVDILALFLARAVVDDILPPAFLARAKKALPESSKGVQVIQTAEKSYLSAPHHAELVERRWGGSTHITVEEVKKKIADLLREYVDSGDTLEACRCIRELGVSFFHHEVVKRALILAMEIRSAEPPMLKLLKEAAEEGLVSSSQMVKGFSRLAESLDDLALDIPSAKALFQSFVPKAISEGWLDASLTKPATEDGEIQEDEKVRKYKKESVTIIHEYFLSDDIPELIQSLEDLGAPEYNPIFLKKLITLAMDRKNREKEMASVLLSALHIEIFSTEDIVNGFVMLLESAEDTALDILDASNELALFLARAVIDDVLAPLNLEEIGCRLPPKCSGSETVRMARSLIAARHAGERLLRCWGGGTGWAVEDAKDKIMKLLEEYESGGVVSEACQCIRDLGMPFFNHEVVKKALIMAMEKKNDRMLDLLQECFSEGLITINQMTKGFTRIKDGLDDLALDIPNAKEKFGFYVEHAQSNGWLLPSFDSPATDA, from the exons ATGTATGAGAGTTGGTTTCCCCTCATTCTCAAAG ATGGTGCTGGTGGTAAGGGTACTTGGGGAAAATTGCTTGATACAGATATTGTTTCTCACATAGACCGGCATGATCCAAATTATGACAGTGGCGAG GAACCCTATCAGCTGGTTGGAACTACTGTCACTGACCCCTTGGATGAATTCAAGAAAGCAGTGGTATCCATCATAGAGGAATATTTCAGTAATGGAGATGTGGAATTGGCTTCATCTGACCTCAAAGAACTTGGCTCATGTGAATACTATCCTTACTTCATTAAGCGCCTTGTGTCCGTGGCAATGGACAGACACGATAAGGAGAAAGAAATGGCTTCTGTTCTGCTTTCAGCACTTTATGCTGATGTCATCAGCCCTGCACAGATTAGGGATGGGTTTTTTATACTTCTTGAATCTGCTGATGATCTTGCTGTGGATATACTGGATGCAGTTGACATCCTTGCATTATTCTTAGCTCGAGCTGTTGTTGATGACATTCTTCCTCCAGCCTTTCTTGCCAGGGCTAAGAAGGCTCTTCCAGAATCTTCCAAGGGAGTTCAGGTAATCCAGACTGCTGAAAAGAGTTATCTCTCAGCTCCACACCATGCAGAACTTGTGGAAAGGCGATGGGGTGGTAGCACTCACATAACCgttgaagaagtgaagaagaagataGCTGATTTACTTAGAGAATATGTGGATAGTGGTGACACATTGGAAGCCTGTAGGTGTATACGTGAGTTGGGGGTTTCATTCTTCCATCATGAGGTTGTTAAGAGGGCTCTGATACTTGCCATGGAGATACGTTCCGCAGAACCTCCAATGTTGAAGCTATTAAAAGAAGCAGCAGAAGAAGGACTGGTTAGTTCCAGCCAAATGGTGAAAGGGTTTTCTCGTTTGGCAGAATCCCTAGATGATCTTGCTCTTGATATTCCATCAGCTAAGGCATTGTTTCAGTCATTTGTCCCCAAGGCAATATCTGAAGGATGGCTTGATGCTTCACTTACCAAACCTGCAACTGAAGATGGGGAAATCCAAGAAGATGAGAAGGTGAGGAAGTACAAAAAGGAATCTGTAACTATAATTCATGAGTATTTTCTTTCTGATGACATTCCTGAACTGATTCAAAGTCTTGAAGATCTTGGAGCACCTGAGTATAACCCAATATTTTTGAAGAAGCTTATCACTCTTGCTATGGACCGAAAGAACAGAGAAAAGGAAATGGCATCTGTACTGCTATCTGCTCTTCATATAGAGATCTTCTCAACAGAGGATATAGTTAATGGTTTTGTCATGCTTCTGGAAAGTGCTGAAGATACAGCACTGGATATATTGGATGCTTCAAATGAGCTGGCTCTGTTCTTAGCTCGGGCTGTTATTGACGATGTATTGGCCCCACTGAATTTGGAAGAAATTGGCTGCAGGTTACCACCAAAATGCAGTGGTAGTGAAACTGTGCGTATGGCTCGGTCACTCATTGCTGCTCGTCATGCTGGTGAGAGGCTATTGAGATGCTGGGGTGGAGGCACTGGATGGGCTGTGGAGGATGCCAAGGACAAGATCATGAAGCTCTTGGAAGAGTATGAAAGTGGCGGGGTTGTGAGTGAAGCTTGCCAATGCATCCGTGACCTGGGAATGCCTTTCTTTAACCATGAAGTAGTGAAGAAAGCTTTGATTATGGCCATGGAGAAAAAGAATGATCGTATGCTAGATCTACTGCAGGAGTGCTTCAGTGAAGGCCTGATCACCATTAATCAGATGACTAAAGGCTTCACCCGAATAAAGGATGGACTTGATGATCTGGCTCTGGACATTCCAAACGCAAAGGAGAAATTTGGCTTCTATGTGGAGCATGCTCAGTCGAATGGCTGGCTTCTACCCTCATTTGATTCACCTGCCACAGATGCCTAA
- the LOC114412026 gene encoding zinc finger CCCH domain-containing protein 43-like isoform X1: MEGSESDSVSLSISNGEEPQLGRPSSPAAPPEPSDLNHAAEEETLSGELQSKLDLKDVDESEEKVSDFNDGGGVCDEETGKGDGDSKGWETNSWNEEVGVDVDVDGDGDGDGDDDVDGDVDGDDEVEKKEGRNSGGTHHYPLRPEAEDCAFYMKTGNCKFGFNCKFNHPIKRKSQAVKEKAGEREETTERSGMTECKYYQRSGGCKFGKSCKYNHTRGKISTAPAPLLELNFLGLPIRPGERECPYYMRTGSCKFGANCKFNHPDPTAVGGGGGNPPSGYGNGGSISLQGVSQTSVPSWSSPRTLNEASPFVPMMLSPTQGVSTQSSDWNGYQASVYLPERSIHPPSTFVMNNPAIDTNVYMHHQKQMPVDEFPERPGEPECSFFLKTGDCKFKSNCKFHHPKNRVTRLPPCNLSDKGLPLRPDQSVCSHYSRYGICKFGPACKFDHPINLQPVMIPGLEQQSYSNSASAGVAGIGGSTGVTDATIQQSV; encoded by the exons ATGGAAGGCTCTGAATCCGATTCTGTGTCACTTTCCATTTCCAATGGCGAAGAGCCCCAATTGGGGCGACCTTCTTCCCCCGCCGCTCCTCCTGAGCCGTCAGATCTCAATCATGCGGCGGAGGAAGAGACACTCTCCGGGGAGCTTCAGAGCAAGTTGGATTTGAAGGATGTGGATGAAAGTGAGGAGAAAGTTTCGGACTTTAACGATGGTGGAGGAGTTTGTGATGAAGAAACTGGTAAGGGTGATGGAGATAGTAAGGGTTGGGAGACCAATAGTTGGAATGAGGAAGTGggtgttgatgttgatgttgatggtgatggtgatggtgatggtgatgatgatgttgatggTGATGTTGATGGTGATGATGAAGTGGAGAAGAAGGAAGGGAGAAACAGTGGTGGAACTCACCACTACCCTTTGAGGCCTGAAGCTGAGGATTGTGCATTTTATATGAAAACTGGGAATTGCAAGTTTGGGTTTAATTGCAAGTTCAATCACCCCATTAAGAGGAAAAGTCAG GCTGTTAAAGAGAAGgcaggagaaagagaagaaaccaCAGAAAGATCAGGCATGACAGAATGCAAG TATTATCAAAGGTCTGGGGGTTGTAAATTTGGTAAATCTTGTAAATATAACCACACAAGAGGAAAAATTTCAACAGCACCAGCACCACTTTTGGAACTTAACTTTCTTGGCCTGCCTATTCGTCCG GGGGAAAGAGAGTGCCCCTATTACATGCGCACTGGCTCTTGCAAGTTTGGAGCAAACTGCAAGTTCAACCATCCTGATCCTACAGCTgttggaggaggaggaggtaaTCCTCCTTCAGGGTATGGTAATGGAGGGTCTATTTCATTACAAGGTGTATCACAAACATCTGTACCCTCCTGGTCTTCTCCAAGAACATTAAATGAAGCATCTCCTTTTGTGCCAATGATGCTTTCACCTACTCAAGGAGTTTCTACCCAAAGTTCTGATTGGAATGGATATCAG GCATCTGTCTACTTACCTGAGAGGAGCATTCATCCACCTTCTACATTTGTCATGAACAACCCAGCAATTGATACAAATGTTTACATGCACCATCAAAAGCAGATGCCTGTTGATGAGTTTCCAGAAAGGCCTGGTGAACCTGAATGCAGCTTCTTCTTAAAAACTGGGGATTGCAAGTTCAAATCTAATTGTAAATTTCACCATCCCAAGAATCGGGTTACAAGATTACCTCCATGCAACCTCAGTGACAAGGGTCTACCTTTGAGACCT GACCAAAGTGTCTGCTCACATTACAGTCGCTATGGAATTTGCAAATTTGGACCAGCTTGTAAGTTTGACCACCCGATAAACTTGCAGCCCGTGATGATTCCTGGACTTGAGCAACAATCCTACTCAAACTCAGCTAGTGCTGGGGTGGCTGGGATAGGTGGAAGTACAGGCGTAACTGATGCGACAATTCAGCAATCTGTGTAA
- the LOC114412026 gene encoding zinc finger CCCH domain-containing protein 43-like isoform X2: MEGSESDSVSLSISNGEEPQLGRPSSPAAPPEPSDLNHAAEEETLSGELQSKLDLKDVDESEEKVSDFNDGGGVCDEETGKGDGDSKGWETNSWNEEVGVDVDVDGDGDGDGDDDVDGDVDGDDEVEKKEGRNSGGTHHYPLRPEAEDCAFYMKTGNCKFGFNCKFNHPIKRKSQYYQRSGGCKFGKSCKYNHTRGKISTAPAPLLELNFLGLPIRPGERECPYYMRTGSCKFGANCKFNHPDPTAVGGGGGNPPSGYGNGGSISLQGVSQTSVPSWSSPRTLNEASPFVPMMLSPTQGVSTQSSDWNGYQASVYLPERSIHPPSTFVMNNPAIDTNVYMHHQKQMPVDEFPERPGEPECSFFLKTGDCKFKSNCKFHHPKNRVTRLPPCNLSDKGLPLRPDQSVCSHYSRYGICKFGPACKFDHPINLQPVMIPGLEQQSYSNSASAGVAGIGGSTGVTDATIQQSV, from the exons ATGGAAGGCTCTGAATCCGATTCTGTGTCACTTTCCATTTCCAATGGCGAAGAGCCCCAATTGGGGCGACCTTCTTCCCCCGCCGCTCCTCCTGAGCCGTCAGATCTCAATCATGCGGCGGAGGAAGAGACACTCTCCGGGGAGCTTCAGAGCAAGTTGGATTTGAAGGATGTGGATGAAAGTGAGGAGAAAGTTTCGGACTTTAACGATGGTGGAGGAGTTTGTGATGAAGAAACTGGTAAGGGTGATGGAGATAGTAAGGGTTGGGAGACCAATAGTTGGAATGAGGAAGTGggtgttgatgttgatgttgatggtgatggtgatggtgatggtgatgatgatgttgatggTGATGTTGATGGTGATGATGAAGTGGAGAAGAAGGAAGGGAGAAACAGTGGTGGAACTCACCACTACCCTTTGAGGCCTGAAGCTGAGGATTGTGCATTTTATATGAAAACTGGGAATTGCAAGTTTGGGTTTAATTGCAAGTTCAATCACCCCATTAAGAGGAAAAGTCAG TATTATCAAAGGTCTGGGGGTTGTAAATTTGGTAAATCTTGTAAATATAACCACACAAGAGGAAAAATTTCAACAGCACCAGCACCACTTTTGGAACTTAACTTTCTTGGCCTGCCTATTCGTCCG GGGGAAAGAGAGTGCCCCTATTACATGCGCACTGGCTCTTGCAAGTTTGGAGCAAACTGCAAGTTCAACCATCCTGATCCTACAGCTgttggaggaggaggaggtaaTCCTCCTTCAGGGTATGGTAATGGAGGGTCTATTTCATTACAAGGTGTATCACAAACATCTGTACCCTCCTGGTCTTCTCCAAGAACATTAAATGAAGCATCTCCTTTTGTGCCAATGATGCTTTCACCTACTCAAGGAGTTTCTACCCAAAGTTCTGATTGGAATGGATATCAG GCATCTGTCTACTTACCTGAGAGGAGCATTCATCCACCTTCTACATTTGTCATGAACAACCCAGCAATTGATACAAATGTTTACATGCACCATCAAAAGCAGATGCCTGTTGATGAGTTTCCAGAAAGGCCTGGTGAACCTGAATGCAGCTTCTTCTTAAAAACTGGGGATTGCAAGTTCAAATCTAATTGTAAATTTCACCATCCCAAGAATCGGGTTACAAGATTACCTCCATGCAACCTCAGTGACAAGGGTCTACCTTTGAGACCT GACCAAAGTGTCTGCTCACATTACAGTCGCTATGGAATTTGCAAATTTGGACCAGCTTGTAAGTTTGACCACCCGATAAACTTGCAGCCCGTGATGATTCCTGGACTTGAGCAACAATCCTACTCAAACTCAGCTAGTGCTGGGGTGGCTGGGATAGGTGGAAGTACAGGCGTAACTGATGCGACAATTCAGCAATCTGTGTAA